The Metabacillus litoralis genome contains a region encoding:
- the rplS gene encoding 50S ribosomal protein L19, with the protein MQKLIEDITKEQLKTDLPAFRPGDTVRVHVSIVEGTRERIQVYEGVVIKRRGGGISETFTVRKISYGVGVERTFPVHTPKIAKLEVIRRGKVRRAKLYYLRQLRGKAARIKEIR; encoded by the coding sequence ATGCAAAAATTAATTGAAGATATCACAAAAGAACAATTAAAAACTGATCTACCTGCATTCCGTCCTGGTGATACTGTACGTGTACACGTAAGTATTGTTGAGGGAACTCGTGAGCGTATTCAGGTATATGAGGGTGTTGTGATTAAGCGTCGTGGTGGTGGAATCAGTGAAACATTTACAGTTCGTAAGATCTCTTACGGTGTAGGTGTTGAGCGTACTTTCCCTGTACACACACCAAAGATCGCGAAGTTAGAAGTAATTCGTCGCGGTAAAGTTCGCCGTGCTAAACTTTACTACCTACGTCAATTACGTGGTAAAGCTGCGCGTATCAAAGAAATTCGATAA
- the lepB gene encoding signal peptidase I codes for MTKKKNELFEWIKALAIAVLLAAIIRYFLFAPIVVDGFSMMPTLHTQDRMIVNKLSYKIGEPERFDIVVFHATLEKDYIKRVIGLPGDKVEYRDDTLYINGEAYDEPYLNEYKEDLIDGPLTEPFDLDSIIGQDTVPEGHLFVMGDNRRQSKDSRHIGTIPIEEVMGKASLVYWPVSDIRFAE; via the coding sequence ATGACCAAAAAGAAGAATGAACTTTTTGAATGGATAAAAGCATTGGCTATTGCCGTTCTTTTAGCAGCTATTATTAGGTATTTCCTGTTTGCTCCTATTGTAGTTGATGGGTTCTCAATGATGCCAACTTTACATACACAAGATCGAATGATAGTTAATAAATTATCGTACAAAATTGGAGAACCTGAACGTTTTGATATTGTGGTCTTTCATGCAACTTTAGAAAAAGACTATATAAAACGTGTAATAGGTTTACCGGGTGATAAAGTAGAATATAGAGACGATACATTATACATTAACGGAGAAGCGTATGATGAACCCTATCTGAATGAATATAAAGAGGATTTGATTGACGGCCCGCTAACAGAACCTTTTGACCTCGATAGCATTATTGGGCAAGACACTGTACCAGAAGGTCATTTATTTGTTATGGGGGATAACAGAAGGCAAAGCAAGGATAGCAGACATATAGGGACAATTCCGATAGAAGAGGTCATGGGTAAGGCTAG